The Gossypium raimondii isolate GPD5lz chromosome 2, ASM2569854v1, whole genome shotgun sequence genome segment TCTCAGCATGATGGGTGTGCGATTGACAATGAGGCTGAATATCGTAGCATTGTTGGTGCTCTTCAATATGTGGTCATCATCAGGCCGGATATTACATTTGCTGTGAACAAGGTATGCCAATTTATGCATCGCCCCCTTGATCAGCATTTTAGAGCAGTCAAATGCATTCTCAAATATCTTCAAGGCACTGTTGATTATGGTATTCAATTCACAAAGACTGCTACGTTGGATGTGGCTGGATATTCTGATGCGAATTGGGGTACGGATGTAGATGATTGAAGGTCTACTACGGGTTTTTGTGTATTTCTTGGAGGTAACCCTGTTACATAGGGGTCAAAGAAGCAGCCAGTGGTCTCCTGGTCCACAGCGGAGGCGGAGTATAGGGGGCTAGCTCAAACAGTTGCTGAAGTTGTTTGGCTTGAGTCACTTTTGTCAGAACTGCATGTTTCATCTTTGCGAAAACCTACAGTGTGGTGTGATAGCTCAGGAGCTGTTGCTGTATCTGCAAACCCAGTTTTGCACTCCAAATTTAAACACGTAGAGTTGGATCTTTTCTTTGTCCGTGAGAAAATTGCAGCTAGAAAACTTGTTGTGGGTCACATTCTAGCGCATGAGCAGATTGCAGACGTGTTCACTATGCCACTGTCAGCATCCTTGTTTACGAAATTCAGATCATGTCTTAAGCTAGGTCCAAAAGACTCCGTTTGGCAGGTGTAGTTAGTAGAAGTCGAAAAGAATGGTGGCATATTAGAGTATGGAATTAGTTATGGTAGTTAGCAGGTACTAGTTAGAAGTCTTGACAGTTAGTAGTTATGGTTGGTTAACAAATggattataaataatatgattttatgtGATGTAAAGTACAATCATTTTTCGATAATACAGTTTCAGTTTTCAATCTCAACACCCTTTTATCCATTTTACCACATTGTGAATATGTTTGGAGCACACATTTTTAGTATAatcctttcttatttcttgcCCTTTTGTTTGGTTGTTATTGTCATCAAGGATCAATAATCATACAAATTTCGGTGATctcctattttttttcaaattgctGGTTTTTAAGaaagttaattaatataacatcCCTGCTGCTTTTGGTTGAACCTCATAACAATTAAAGCTCTGTCAAATATGAGCAGGAAGAAGGTAATACAGAGCTTAGCTTCAGCTATGCTTGTATAGTTTGTCTATAAACCAAAAGATGAGCCTACATTAACTATTGTGCAGTAACCAGTGCTTAAGTTGTCTAAACCAATTCATATGTTGCATGATAAGACCAACCATCGCAGACTGGACTTGTTGTGCATAGAAACATTTAGAGATATATCAAGAGCAtcacaaaatagaaaaagaacaaaTGCAACTCAAAACCATTACTTGTAGCAATAAAAATCCATACTTGATGATTTAAAATCATTAACCAACAACCTCATAATCAAATCCTTGAAACATACCAACAAAACTCACTTGTatttatctatctatctatctctATATATGATGATCAAAACAAAAGGATGAGTCAAATTGACCCATTGTGAAACTCTCTTTGTCAAAACCATATCAATCACCCTTTTACCTAAAAGAGCATCCCTCGGTGAGTCTAGCTTTACCTCCTATAGGCTGGCAAAGAACAGTCTGGCAATTGCCACACACCACCACAGTTTGAGAGTGGCTAAACATAGTTGTTCTGTCCCCAAACCACAAACCCAATCATGTCAGAATCATCAAATGGATACCACGCATAGCTCAATAGATAAAACGTAAATTTAGAGACCCAAAGACAACTTACATGTTGAAGCAGCCTTGGCATTTCACATCCTTCACCAAACTAAAGCCAACAcccaaagaaaagaagttaatcccaacacatacatatatctatatatgtattgagaaatgggttttttttaaattactataAAGAAGGAATTGACAGTCAGGACTAGAAGCTTGAGTTTGTGCATCTTCTTCTCAAGTTCTGTTAGAGGATTGAGGAAATCGATGTCATTTTGGAGACCCTAATAATTTCGAAGTTATAAACAAAACTCAAATCTATCAGGTTCACTAATGAAAAAAAACACCaacatgaaaagaaaacaataacagaacaaaacaaaacaaaacaaagaggAACTTCAACACACCATTTTTGGTTTAACGGCTTGGCTATTTCAACAGCAACTTATAAACCCTCGAAATCTTGAAAGGCAATAGAGGGTTAGCAAAGGGACGGTGGGGGAGAGAGAAAGAATTAGATAGGAGGAGAGATGGTGGGGAAGAGGGAGAGGGATGGGAGAGTAGTGATAGGGGGATGGAAAATGGCAGCTCCGTTAAGTTTGTAACGGAAAATAGTAGCTTCGTTACGTCTATAATGGAAAAT includes the following:
- the LOC105789514 gene encoding 40S ribosomal protein S27-2, with amino-acid sequence MSNLRIGLTKHPLLGLQNDIDFLNPLTELEKKMHKLKLLVLTVNSFFIDVKCQGCFNITTMFSHSQTVVVCGNCQTVLCQPIGGKARLTEGCSFR